The proteins below are encoded in one region of Longimicrobium sp.:
- a CDS encoding aminotransferase class I/II-fold pyridoxal phosphate-dependent enzyme, protein MRRQLAAYSPLAPRALLAATGAALRPARGGADRLLALLAARHGAASGLLCGSGTQALQLAVSAAHAAAGDASAPVALPAYTCFEVASAAVGADVPIALYDVDPLTLSPDLDSLERVLAAGARVMVAAWTYGYPPAWRDVLSLAQKHGAIVIEDAAQGHGAAWRGRAAGGFGALSVLSFGRGKGWTGGRGGALLSRAAEIELPAIPAAGTMEEFANVAVAAAQWMLGRPSLYALPAAVPGLALGETVYHPPRPPSALPRTAAVLLRRTRAAAEREADARRRNARALLDAISGIPGIRRMRPVDGADPGFLRLPVLLDRALPAEAARLGVIRGYPTPLGSLDAVRPRLAGPERRWPGAEELAARLVTLPTHSRLTPRDLEAIVSMLHGGTTPPIPARGFDGSMDVDPTEPPVYV, encoded by the coding sequence ATGCGCCGCCAGCTCGCCGCGTACTCGCCGCTGGCGCCGCGCGCGCTGCTGGCCGCCACGGGCGCCGCGCTCCGCCCCGCCCGCGGCGGCGCCGACCGGCTGCTCGCGCTGCTGGCGGCGCGGCACGGCGCGGCGTCCGGCCTCCTCTGTGGCAGCGGCACCCAGGCGCTGCAGCTGGCCGTCTCCGCCGCGCACGCTGCCGCGGGGGACGCCTCCGCGCCCGTGGCCCTCCCCGCGTACACCTGTTTCGAGGTGGCGTCGGCGGCGGTGGGCGCGGACGTGCCCATCGCCCTGTACGACGTCGACCCGCTCACCCTCTCGCCCGACCTGGACTCGCTCGAGCGCGTGCTGGCGGCGGGCGCGCGCGTGATGGTGGCCGCGTGGACGTACGGATATCCCCCGGCGTGGAGGGACGTGCTCTCGCTGGCGCAGAAGCACGGGGCGATAGTGATCGAGGACGCGGCGCAGGGGCACGGCGCGGCGTGGCGCGGGCGGGCGGCGGGGGGATTCGGCGCGCTGTCGGTCCTCAGCTTCGGGCGCGGGAAGGGATGGACCGGCGGCCGCGGCGGCGCGCTCCTCTCCCGCGCGGCGGAGATCGAGCTCCCCGCGATCCCCGCGGCGGGGACGATGGAGGAGTTCGCGAATGTCGCCGTGGCGGCCGCGCAGTGGATGCTGGGGCGGCCGTCGCTGTACGCGCTCCCCGCCGCCGTCCCCGGGCTGGCGCTGGGCGAGACGGTGTACCATCCCCCCCGCCCGCCGTCCGCCCTTCCCCGCACCGCCGCGGTCCTGCTGCGCCGCACCCGCGCCGCCGCCGAGCGCGAGGCCGACGCGCGCCGCCGGAACGCGCGCGCGCTGCTGGACGCGATCTCCGGCATCCCCGGCATCCGCCGCATGCGCCCGGTCGACGGCGCGGACCCGGGCTTCCTCCGCCTCCCCGTCCTCCTCGACCGCGCGCTCCCCGCGGAGGCGGCGCGGCTCGGCGTCATCCGCGGCTATCCCACGCCGCTTGGCTCGCTCGACGCCGTCCGGCCGCGGCTGGCCGGCCCCGAGCGGCGCTGGCCCGGCGCCGAGGAGCTCGCCGCGCGGCTGGTGACCCTTCCGACGCACTCCCGTCTCACGCCGCGTGACCTGGAGGCGATCGTCTCCATGCTCCACGGCGGCACGACGCCGCCGATTCCCGCGCGCGGATTCGACGGCAGCATGGACGTCGATCCGACCGAGCCGCCGGTGTACGTGTAG
- a CDS encoding DUF362 domain-containing protein codes for MNVVSVCRDGALAYPAPHDHSPPEPFPESPFPGAPPGGNRVYALVRRALQASGADAGRFGTPAWNPLGEWILPGQRVFVLPNLVVERRPGEPEADFRGKCTHGSVLRAVLDYAALAAGGAERVRFGNASLQSCDYASVAAETGAAAVGAFWAEHDGDRGPLDLRATVTRWTRFGALLERRTRHPEDVVHVDLGADSLLDELYRGGPAPEFRVGDYDHREMAEYHAPGRHVYAVHRAVLEADAIVSVPKLKTHEKVGITCALKGTVGAIARKECLAHHRKGGAGQGGDEYPGGTPVHLLASEMADRVTTMDAGVGANLVRVASKGLYRALRVGPGIMAGGWHGNDTAWRMALDIARILRFARADGTLASTPQRTHLVLVDGIVGGEAEGPVYPRGNPCGAVVFGSDPVWADVACARVMGFDPAAIPLVARALDPLPYPATELREGDVHVMVDGSPAGLEDLNRVLERGFVPPKGWKGHVEAGRLGTAAID; via the coding sequence ATGAACGTGGTATCCGTGTGCCGCGACGGCGCCTTGGCGTACCCCGCGCCGCACGACCACTCGCCGCCGGAGCCGTTCCCCGAATCGCCCTTCCCCGGCGCGCCCCCGGGTGGCAACCGCGTCTACGCCCTGGTCCGCCGCGCGCTGCAGGCGTCCGGCGCCGATGCGGGCCGCTTCGGCACCCCCGCGTGGAACCCGCTGGGCGAGTGGATTTTGCCCGGCCAGCGCGTGTTCGTGCTTCCCAACCTGGTGGTGGAGCGGCGGCCGGGCGAGCCGGAGGCGGACTTCCGGGGGAAGTGCACGCACGGCTCGGTGCTCCGTGCCGTGCTCGACTACGCGGCGCTCGCCGCGGGCGGGGCCGAGCGGGTGCGGTTCGGCAACGCGTCGCTGCAGTCGTGCGACTACGCGTCGGTGGCGGCGGAGACGGGCGCGGCGGCGGTGGGCGCCTTCTGGGCGGAGCACGACGGTGACCGCGGCCCGCTCGACCTGCGTGCCACGGTGACCCGGTGGACCCGCTTCGGCGCGTTGCTGGAGCGCCGGACACGCCACCCCGAAGACGTGGTGCACGTGGACCTGGGGGCGGACAGCCTGCTCGACGAACTGTACCGCGGCGGCCCGGCGCCGGAGTTCCGGGTGGGCGACTACGACCACCGCGAGATGGCCGAGTACCACGCCCCCGGCCGCCACGTCTACGCAGTGCACCGGGCCGTGCTCGAGGCCGATGCCATCGTAAGCGTACCCAAGCTCAAGACGCACGAGAAGGTGGGGATCACCTGCGCGCTGAAGGGCACCGTGGGCGCCATCGCCCGCAAGGAATGCCTGGCTCACCACCGCAAGGGCGGTGCGGGGCAAGGTGGAGATGAGTACCCCGGCGGCACCCCCGTCCACCTGCTGGCGTCGGAGATGGCGGACCGGGTGACGACGATGGACGCCGGAGTGGGCGCGAACCTGGTCCGGGTAGCCAGCAAGGGGCTGTACCGCGCGCTGCGCGTGGGGCCGGGAATCATGGCGGGGGGATGGCACGGCAACGACACCGCGTGGAGGATGGCGCTCGACATCGCCCGCATCCTCCGCTTCGCGCGGGCGGACGGCACGCTGGCGTCCACGCCGCAGCGCACGCACCTGGTGCTGGTGGACGGGATCGTGGGCGGCGAGGCGGAGGGGCCGGTGTATCCGCGCGGCAACCCCTGCGGGGCGGTGGTCTTCGGCAGCGACCCGGTGTGGGCCGACGTGGCGTGCGCGCGGGTGATGGGCTTCGATCCCGCCGCCATTCCCCTGGTGGCCCGGGCGCTCGACCCGCTGCCGTACCCCGCGACGGAACTGCGCGAAGGTGACGTGCACGTGATGGTGGACGGAAGCCCCGCCGGCCTGGAGGACCTCAACCGGGTGCTGGAGCGCGGCTTCGTTCCGCCCAAGGGATGGAAGGGACATGTGGAGGCCGGCCGCCTTGGGACCGCCGCGATCGACTGA
- a CDS encoding FemAB family XrtA/PEP-CTERM system-associated protein has protein sequence MPAPGLTAAPASTLRVAATDDAARWDAFVRGGEGATLCHRAAWRAVMADVLGHETLLWAAEDEEGEWRGVLPLVRVRSRLTGHHLVSMPFLNDGGPLGDEKARALLATHALEEAKRSGAKVLELRLRADLPFPAATAPPRKVGSYLALPGTAEELWEKGFRAKLRSQIKRPQKEGMEFRCGHGELDAFYAVFARNMRDLGTPVLPRPWFAAIARHFGGETVFAAVYRGAEPVAGACCLLSGGEMEITWASSLREHNAAAPNMLLYWGLMREAIARGQRVFSFGRCTPGGPTHRFKQQWGGTEAVLPWITWSPGGDAGTPSADGAAYRLAVSAWRRLPMAVANRLGPALSRHFP, from the coding sequence GTGCCCGCTCCCGGCCTGACCGCCGCGCCCGCCTCCACGCTCCGCGTCGCGGCGACGGACGACGCGGCGCGGTGGGACGCGTTCGTGCGCGGCGGCGAGGGCGCCACGCTCTGCCACCGGGCCGCCTGGCGCGCGGTGATGGCCGACGTGCTGGGCCACGAGACGCTGCTCTGGGCGGCGGAGGACGAGGAGGGCGAGTGGCGCGGCGTGCTTCCCCTCGTCCGCGTGCGCAGCCGGCTGACGGGCCACCACCTCGTCTCCATGCCCTTCCTGAACGACGGCGGACCGCTGGGGGACGAAAAGGCGCGCGCGCTTCTCGCCACGCACGCGCTGGAGGAGGCGAAGCGATCGGGCGCGAAGGTGCTGGAGCTGCGCCTCCGCGCGGACCTCCCCTTCCCCGCCGCGACGGCGCCGCCGCGCAAGGTCGGCAGCTACCTCGCCCTCCCCGGCACGGCGGAGGAGCTGTGGGAGAAGGGCTTCCGCGCCAAGCTCCGCAGCCAGATCAAGCGGCCGCAGAAGGAGGGGATGGAGTTCCGCTGCGGCCACGGCGAGCTCGACGCGTTCTACGCGGTGTTCGCGCGCAACATGCGCGACCTGGGCACGCCCGTCCTCCCCCGCCCCTGGTTCGCCGCGATCGCCCGGCACTTCGGCGGCGAGACCGTGTTCGCGGCCGTGTACCGCGGCGCCGAGCCGGTCGCCGGTGCCTGCTGTCTCCTTTCCGGCGGGGAGATGGAGATCACCTGGGCGTCGTCGCTGCGCGAGCACAACGCGGCCGCGCCCAACATGCTGCTGTACTGGGGGCTGATGCGCGAGGCGATCGCCCGCGGGCAGCGCGTGTTCTCGTTCGGGCGATGCACGCCGGGGGGCCCCACGCACCGCTTCAAGCAGCAGTGGGGCGGCACCGAGGCCGTGCTCCCCTGGATCACCTGGTCGCCCGGCGGAGACGCGGGGACGCCCTCGGCCGACGGCGCGGCGTACCGGCTGGCCGTCTCCGCCTGGCGCCGCCTGCCGATGGCGGTCGCGAACCGCCTGGGCCCCGCGCTCTCCCGCCACTTCCCCTGA
- a CDS encoding XrtA system polysaccharide deacetylase produces the protein MNHHFTVDVEEHFQVHALEPYVPRADWERLPSRVDASTRRLLDLLAGHGATGTFFVLGWVAARLPALVHDVAAAGHEVASHGWGHERVSSLTPEQFRASIRDSKAALEDAGGAPVLGYRAPSFSITPERAWAFDALLEEGYAYDSSVFPGRGHGWPADARDPHRIAREAGTLHELPPATLRVAGRVFPAGGGAFLRLLPFGVVANALRQAERRGVPGTFYIHPWELDPEQPRFRVSPKTRLRHYGGLTRTVPRLRRLLGEFRFQPIARTLGLAASPHPAEAPCPLPA, from the coding sequence ATGAATCACCACTTCACGGTAGACGTCGAGGAGCACTTCCAGGTCCACGCGCTGGAACCGTACGTGCCGCGCGCCGACTGGGAGCGCCTCCCCAGCCGCGTCGACGCGTCCACGCGCCGGCTGCTGGACCTGCTCGCCGGGCACGGCGCGACGGGCACCTTCTTCGTCCTCGGCTGGGTCGCCGCGCGGCTCCCCGCGCTGGTGCACGACGTCGCGGCCGCGGGGCACGAAGTGGCGTCGCACGGGTGGGGCCACGAGCGGGTGTCGTCGCTGACGCCGGAGCAGTTCCGAGCGTCGATCCGTGACTCGAAAGCGGCGCTGGAAGACGCCGGTGGCGCGCCGGTGCTGGGGTACCGCGCGCCGAGCTTCTCCATCACCCCCGAGCGCGCGTGGGCGTTCGACGCGCTGCTGGAGGAGGGCTACGCGTACGACTCCAGCGTCTTTCCCGGCCGTGGCCACGGCTGGCCCGCGGACGCGCGCGACCCGCACCGCATCGCCCGCGAGGCCGGGACGCTGCACGAGCTTCCCCCCGCCACCCTGCGCGTCGCGGGGCGCGTCTTTCCGGCCGGCGGCGGCGCGTTCCTGCGTCTGCTGCCGTTCGGCGTCGTGGCCAACGCGCTGCGGCAGGCGGAGCGGCGCGGCGTCCCCGGCACCTTCTACATCCACCCGTGGGAGCTGGACCCGGAGCAGCCGCGCTTCCGCGTGTCGCCGAAGACGCGCCTGCGCCACTACGGCGGGCTGACGCGCACCGTCCCGCGGCTGCGGCGCCTGCTGGGCGAGTTCCGCTTCCAGCCCATCGCCCGCACGCTCGGGCTCGCCGCTTCCCCGCACCCCGCCGAGGCGCCGTGCCCGCTCCCGGCCTGA
- a CDS encoding Ig-like domain-containing protein, with amino-acid sequence MNLFRKLRIVIPAAAAAALAACDGSGSAVGSTREVFIQIATPEVELAPGETAHLTATVSGGGSPEWRTSAPSVATIDASGNVTGLKDGEATVTAVYGKAASTATVRVKPRQIASVVVTPDAYILKAIGDSVQLSATAYDGTGKQVNAVPSFSTADSTVVSVTPAGLVRARGTGLARVVAAAGGKADTSMIQVVQLVTAVAISPAAVTLATGQTLNLSAVASDAGGSAVPGTSYTWASSNPAVATVDPSGVVHSVAEGSAMVTATAASGAAGQSQVSVQQTPIATLSISPSSFTLAPGQNAQASAIAKDANGTALTGRVVTWSSSNPTVANVSPLGVVFALADGSATITATAEGKTATAPVTVKTATSGGTPGTATVLASSDFENGSLLPYVYPYTQAPNDLSVATDPTGGGHGKVVKIHYAGTAADLNRSFGAEYVPGIGLGQSIFFRGDVYFAPPLAGSEQAARKLLYWQRDLSTGVPEFWAILTSFGYALKFSGGYVGTDGRAVEVMSPELGTLQPGRWYQVEMQITLNSAYTSSDGIVRIWVDGRLLYEKTDFRWSDPGWTYSPSAQRFRYFMVGDQVNYNGTFDEYRYWDNVSLSTGRLP; translated from the coding sequence ATGAACCTGTTTCGGAAGCTTCGTATCGTGATCCCCGCCGCCGCCGCGGCCGCCCTGGCGGCATGCGACGGCAGCGGCTCGGCCGTGGGATCCACGCGCGAGGTCTTCATCCAGATCGCCACGCCCGAGGTGGAGCTGGCGCCCGGCGAGACCGCGCACCTGACCGCCACGGTGTCGGGCGGCGGCTCGCCCGAGTGGCGCACCTCGGCGCCCTCCGTGGCCACGATCGATGCCAGTGGCAACGTCACCGGGCTGAAGGACGGCGAGGCGACCGTCACCGCGGTATACGGCAAGGCCGCCAGCACCGCCACGGTGCGGGTGAAGCCGAGGCAGATCGCCAGCGTGGTGGTGACCCCCGACGCATACATCCTGAAGGCCATCGGCGACAGCGTGCAGCTGAGCGCCACCGCCTACGACGGAACCGGGAAGCAGGTCAACGCCGTCCCCTCGTTCAGCACCGCCGACAGCACCGTCGTGTCCGTGACCCCCGCCGGGCTGGTCCGCGCCCGCGGCACCGGCCTTGCCCGTGTGGTGGCCGCCGCAGGCGGAAAGGCGGACACGTCCATGATCCAGGTCGTCCAGCTCGTCACGGCGGTGGCCATCTCGCCCGCCGCCGTCACCCTCGCCACCGGGCAGACGCTCAACCTGTCGGCCGTCGCTTCCGACGCCGGCGGCTCGGCCGTGCCCGGCACCAGCTACACCTGGGCGTCGTCGAACCCGGCCGTGGCCACCGTCGACCCGTCGGGCGTGGTCCACTCCGTGGCCGAGGGAAGCGCCATGGTGACCGCCACCGCCGCGTCGGGCGCGGCCGGGCAGTCGCAGGTGAGCGTGCAGCAGACGCCCATCGCCACCCTTTCGATATCGCCCTCGTCCTTCACCCTGGCGCCCGGGCAGAACGCCCAGGCCTCGGCCATCGCCAAGGACGCGAACGGCACCGCGCTGACCGGTCGCGTGGTCACCTGGAGCAGCAGCAACCCGACGGTGGCCAACGTGTCGCCGCTGGGCGTGGTGTTCGCGCTGGCCGACGGCTCGGCCACCATCACCGCCACGGCCGAGGGGAAGACCGCCACCGCGCCGGTGACGGTGAAGACGGCCACCAGCGGCGGCACCCCGGGCACGGCCACGGTGCTGGCTTCGAGCGACTTCGAGAACGGCAGCCTGCTGCCGTACGTCTACCCCTACACCCAGGCGCCCAACGACCTGTCGGTGGCGACGGACCCCACCGGCGGCGGCCACGGCAAGGTGGTGAAGATCCACTACGCGGGGACCGCGGCCGACCTCAACCGCTCGTTCGGGGCCGAGTACGTGCCGGGAATCGGGCTGGGGCAGAGCATCTTCTTCCGCGGCGACGTGTACTTTGCGCCGCCCTTGGCGGGCTCGGAGCAGGCCGCGCGCAAGCTGCTGTACTGGCAGCGCGACCTGAGCACCGGGGTGCCGGAGTTCTGGGCGATCCTGACCTCGTTCGGATACGCGCTCAAGTTCTCGGGCGGCTACGTGGGCACCGACGGGCGGGCGGTGGAGGTGATGTCGCCGGAGCTGGGCACGCTGCAGCCGGGGCGCTGGTACCAGGTGGAGATGCAGATCACGCTCAACTCCGCGTACACGTCCAGCGACGGCATCGTGCGGATCTGGGTGGACGGCCGGCTCCTGTACGAGAAGACGGACTTCCGCTGGAGCGACCCCGGGTGGACGTACAGCCCGTCGGCCCAGCGCTTCCGGTACTTCATGGTGGGCGACCAGGTCAACTACAACGGGACCTTCGACGAGTATCGCTACTGGGACAACGTGAGCCTCTCGACCGGGCGCCTGCCGTAA